The nucleotide sequence CAAATCGCAGATGTTCCCAAAAGCTGAGGCGATGTCCCTGTTTGGCGGCGGCTTCTGCCACGATCAGATTCGCCACGGCTCCCAGTAAGGTCAGATTGCCCGCCAGAGTAGAGGTGGCAGCCAGCAGTAACCAGGCCCGTTGATCAGCCTGGGGAATCAGATGATGCAGCAACAATACGGCTGGAACATTGGATACCAGATTGGATAGTAAGGCGGTTGCGCCCAAGATTTGCAGCGGAGTCTGGATCAGTTGGGCAACTCCATTCAGCGATCCCATTTTCTGCACGCCAGCGGTGAGCACAAACAGCCCGGAAAACATCACCAGCAAATCCCATTCCACTTTGTTCAGAAATCGTTCAGGCTTAACCCGACGGGTAATAAACAGGAGTCCCGCGGCAATCAGCGATGCCTCAGCCGGAGGAAACCCCATGACAAAGGCAGTCATCATTCCAGCCGTAATCACCAGACTTTTGGTCAGTAAGGGTTTAAACAGTCGGTAGCGCCGGGGTGGAAGTATCAGACAGGGTTTGGTTTCTCGGATTTCTGGATAGAGGCACCACAACAGCACAATTTGCACCAGCAAACAGATCATTGCCAGGGGAGCCAGCACTTTTGCAAAGTCGAGGTAACTGATGCCAGAAAAGGACCCCACTAAAATATTTTGGGGATTACCGCTGAGGGTTGCCACAGAGCCGAGGTTCGTGGCTCCTGCCAGTGCCAGCAGATAGGGGATGGGATTCAGACTTAAAGCTTCGGTGAGGCTGATGACGAGGGGCGTAAAGATGAGGACGATTGTGTCATTCAAAAACATTGTTGAAAGAATGCCACTGCCAAAGGTCAGCACTACAATCAACCCCAAAGGGCTACGTGCCCAATGCACCAGATAGTCCAGGGCAATATGAAAGAACCCCGATGCTGCCAGGTTGGCACTGACCACCATCATGCTGAACAGGAAAACCAGGGTTTTGTAGTCCAGTGCCGCCCAGGCTGACTTTAAATCCAGCACACCCAATGCCATCAGGGCGGCTGCTCCGCAGAGAGCGATCGTCGCCCGGTTCATCCGCAGTCCCGGCAGGTAGCCCAATCCCAACCCAATGTAGGTGAACGCAATAATCAGGTACCGCAGAATCTCCATGCAGTGACAGATGTAGTATTTGCCGTCCTATGCTATCAGACTCAATCAGGGCGATCGATTCGGTTAACCAGGGCTGCCAATAGAATCATAGGTGGAATGGGGATCAGACAAATGAGCCACTGATTCAAATTTAGCGGTGCCGTGCGAAATAGTAAGTTCATGACATTCCACTGGCTGAAAAGGAATTGAGAAACTGCTGTGGCAAGAATTCCCAGAACGATCGCCGGAGCCTGATTTAGCGACGCGGCGCGACCCATCAGTTTTGCCACAACTGCCCCACCCAACTGGCTAATACTCAAAAGGTAGATAATCCTGCCTGCAACCAGCGCCTGAATTGCCATCGTGCGAGCGATGTCCACATTTCCTGTGGCCTGTTGTGCCCACTCAAACATGCCAAAGATCAGAATCCAGTTAAATACGGATACTGCCAGAATCCGCTGAAACAACTTGCCGGAGAGCAATGGTTCACGGGGATTACGGGGCGGTTGCTGCATGACCCGGCTTGACTTGGGTTCAAACGCCAGTGGAACGGTCATCGCTACGGAGTTCACCATGTTGAGCCACAGCACTTGCAGCGACAGGATAGGAAGCTCTCTGGCGAGCAGGGCACTGATCAGAATGGTCATGGACTCGCCCCCATTAACCGGCAAAATGAAGGCGATCGCCTTGCGCAGGTTCTGGTATACGGTACGTCCTTCCTCGACGGCGGCTTCAATGGAGGCAAAATTATCATCCGTCAACAGCATGTCAGCGGCTTCCCTGGCAACATCGGTGCCAGTTCTTCCCATGGCTACTCCAATATCGGCCTGTTTAAGCGCGGGGGCATCATTCACTCCGTCCCCGGTCATCGCCACAATTTCACCCTTAGACTGCAAGGCTTCGACCAACCGCAGCTTTTGAGCCGGAACCACTCTGGCAAACACCACCCCTTCCTCAACGGCTTGTGCCAGCTCAGCATCATCCATTTCAGCCAGTTGTTGTCCGTTAAATCCGATCACCTGCCGGGACTTCTGAAGGCCCAGTCGTTCTGCGATCGCCGTAGCGGTCGTCAGATGATCCCCCGTGATCATCTTCACCTGAATCCCGGCTGAACGGCAGGCTTGTACGGCGGCGATCGCCTCCGGGCGAGGCGGGTCAATCATTCCCTGTAGCCCAAGCAGCACCAGACCGGATGCCAGATCCTCATGGGTCAGCGATCGACAGGTTTTTGGTACCGCTTTCTTCGCCAGTGCCAGTACCCGCAAACCCTGCCGTGCCATATTCTCCACTTCTTGCCGAATCAACT is from Leptothermofonsia sichuanensis E412 and encodes:
- a CDS encoding anion transporter encodes the protein MEILRYLIIAFTYIGLGLGYLPGLRMNRATIALCGAAALMALGVLDLKSAWAALDYKTLVFLFSMMVVSANLAASGFFHIALDYLVHWARSPLGLIVVLTFGSGILSTMFLNDTIVLIFTPLVISLTEALSLNPIPYLLALAGATNLGSVATLSGNPQNILVGSFSGISYLDFAKVLAPLAMICLLVQIVLLWCLYPEIRETKPCLILPPRRYRLFKPLLTKSLVITAGMMTAFVMGFPPAEASLIAAGLLFITRRVKPERFLNKVEWDLLVMFSGLFVLTAGVQKMGSLNGVAQLIQTPLQILGATALLSNLVSNVPAVLLLHHLIPQADQRAWLLLAATSTLAGNLTLLGAVANLIVAEAAAKQGHRLSFWEHLRFGLPLTVVTLTLTYFWLYGR